ATGCTCGCCAACTCCGCCAACGCCTTCCTCGCCCGCAACGCCGGCGGCTCCGGCACCGCCACCATAGACGGCGCATGGACCGTCGGCGCCATCGGCAACACCTCCAACGGCTACCTCATCGTCGGCAACACCGCCGGCACCGGCGCCCCCAGCACCAACCTCCTCGCCATCGGGCAAACCGGCGCCGTCATCGTCTCCGCCACTTCCAATTACGGCTACATCCGCATCGGCCAGGGCATCAGCACCACCGGCACCGTCATCGTTCACGGTCTCCTCCAAACACAAGGCGTCAACGTCATCAACTCCATCGGCTATTCGGGCAACAACCGCGACGCCGCCGACACCGCCGCCACCGGCGTCCTCGTCATCGGCACCACCGGCACCGTCATCTTCTCCGGCACCGAGACATCCCTCGGCCACTTCGGCCTCGGCTCCGGCGACACCTACCGCGCCAACGCCTCCGGCACCGCTTTCGTGGATGGCGTCTGGAAAAACGCCGGCAACCTCATCGTCGGCCGCTCCGGCGCCGGCCACCTCGAGATCGCCCAAACCGGCACCGTCACCGTCGGCACCTTCCTCGCCATTGCACCCTACAACAGCGGCTCAAACGCCACCGGCAACACCGCCGGCCCCCAAGGCGGCACCGTCATCGTTGACGGCCTCCTCGCCATCGGCGACTACGTCACCATCGGCGCCGGCGTTGCCACCGCAAACCTCCACATCACCCAAAACGGCACCGTCATCACCGGCACAAACGGCAGCGGCAACGGCTACGTCCAAGTCGGCCGCAACGGCTCCACCGCCGGCTCCGGCACCGCCGCCCCCGTCCCCGGCAACGCCATCGTGCAAGTGGACGGCCTGCTCGACATCGGCGGCGACTTCAACTTCGGCATGCGCAGCCAAACCGAACTCACCCTCGGCGCCGAAGGCAGCATCCTCGTCGCGGGCAACCACTACCAAAGTCCGCAAACCCTCCTTGCCTTCACCCCCGCCGCCGCGCGCGACCTCCCGCTCATCGCAGCCGCCGATGCCGCCTACATTTCCGGCACACTCAAAATCACCGGCCTCGACAACCTCGACGGCTACTCTGCCGCCGCGTCCGCCACCGCCGCCAGCGCATTGCCATGCATCACCGTTTTGAGCGCCGGCGCCGGCATCGAAGGCGAATTTAAAACAATCTCCATCACGCCCGCCCTCACCGGCACCACCGGTCTGCCCGACTATATTTACAACGGCAAAACCATCCTCGGCACCGCCCCCGGCACCGGCATCGGTGCCAGCAACGGCCCCGCCGAATACCGCGTCGGCCACCTTCTCGCCTGGCACGCCCCCGCCGCCAACGCCCACGGCGCCTTCACCATCCCCGCCGGCAAAACCTTCGTCCTCGACCTCCCGCTCGCCGACCGCGCCGACGCCGCCGACATCGCCCTCGCCACCGGCTGGGACGGAAAATCCCTCGCCAAACGTGGCCCCGGCACCCTCGTCCTCGCCGCCCCCGCCACCCGCACCGGCGACACCACCGTCGAATCCGGCACCCTCCGCCTCGCCGCCGGCGGTGCCATTGCGAACACCGCCGTCTCCCTCGGCAACCTCGTCAACCACGCCATCCTCGAAAGCGTCGCCCCCGCCGGCGGCGCCGCCTACCGTACCCTCACCGCCGCCACCCTCGCCGGCACCGGCACCATCATCCTCGCCGCCAGCGGCCCCGCCGACGACGCCCCCGGCGACCGCCTCATCATCACCGGCAACGCCGCCGGCGCGCACGCCGTCCTCGTCTCCATCAACAACGCCGCGCCCACGCCCGCCACCGCCGGCCAACTCGCCGCGCTCATCACCGTCACCGGCGGCAACACCGCCACCTTCAATCCCTCCGTCCCGCCCGCCGGCGTCACCGTCACCTTCGCCCCGCAAGGCGGTGCCCTCGCGTCCGACGCGCCCGCGCAAATCACCGTCACCCCTGGCGCCACCTACGGCAGCGCGCTGCCGAACGGCACGCTGCCGACCCCCGTCCGCCCCGACGCCACCTTCGCCGGCTGGTTCACCGCCCCCGCCGCCGGCACCCAAGTCACCGCCGCCACCACCGTCGCCCCCGGCGCGAGCAACCACATCCTCTACGCCCGCTGGGTTGAAGGCCGCCACCCCGTCATCAACCCCGCCACCGACATCACCGCCGGCAACGACCTCTACGGCTCCATCGTTGACGACACCGGCGCCCCCGTGCCGAACGTCGTCGTCAGCGACGGTTTCCAATGCGTGAAAACCGGCGCCCGTGGCATCTACCAGATGAAACGCACGGACAAGGGTAACAACATCAAGGCCCGCGTCGTCTTCTACTCCACCCCCGAAACCCACACCGTCAACACCGCCGCCGGCACCGCCCCCGGCCAAGCCCGCTTCCACACCAAACTCACCCCCGGCGTCAACCGCTACAACTTCGACCTCGTCCGCCTTCCCGCCAAGCAAACCGACTTCATCCTCCTCGGCGTCGGCGACCCCCAGCCCACCTCCCTTGCCCACGTCGCGCGCTACCAAAACGAAACGATGGCCGACATCGCCCGATTCCGCCAAACCACCCCGCTTCCCATCTACGCCATCCTCCTCGGCGACATCGTCGGCGACAACCTCCACCTCCACGGCCCCGTCCGCGACGCCACCAACACCTCCGGCGTCACCTGGTTCTCCGTCATCGGCAACCACGACCACGACCAAGCCTTCTCCAACCTCAAGCAGGACGGCACCCCCGGCGCGACCACCGCAAACAACAAGGACTACGAGTCCGGCGAGACCTACGAAAACACCTACGGCCCCCTCAACTACTCCGTTAACATCGGCGACCTCCACATCATCGGCCTCGACGACATCCTCTACACCAAGCAGGACGGCTACAGCACCGGCCTCACCAACGACATCCTCGAATGGGTCCGCCAAGACCTCTCCTTCGTTCCCAAAACCAAAACCATCGTCGTCGCCTACCACATCCCCCTGCGCGGCGGCTCCTACCAAAACGCCCAAGCCCTCTTCAACCACCTCAAGGACTACGCCGACGTCCACTTCTTCGCCGGCCACACCCACTACCAGCAAAACATCACCTTCAACATCACCGGCAGCACCAAAACCATCGCCGCCTACGAACACATCCACGGCGGCGCCTGCGGCGCGTGGTGGAACTCCATCGTCAACACCGAGGGCGCGCCCAACGCCTACGGCATCTACACCCTCTCCGGCACCAAATTCGTTGACTGGTATTCCAAACCCACCGGCTACAGCGACACCTACCAAATGCGCATGTATCGCGGCAACACCGCCTTCGGCTCCGGCACCGTCACCTACTCCTACAACAAAACCGCAAACGACGTCGTTGTTGACATCTTCAACTCCGACACCACCGGCAAATGGAAATACAAGGTCTATGAAAACGACGTCCTTGTCTCCTCCACCCTCGCCAAACTCCCCAACATGATTGACGCCTACGCCGCCGGCCAGCACATCGGCGTCCTCGGCCGCGCCGCCGGCGGCAACTACGACGGCGCCAACAACTCCCACCTCCACCTCCATGCCCTCAAAACCTCCGGCACCGTCACCCGCGTGGAAATCCAGGCCACCGACCCCTTCGGCAAAACCTACATCGTCAACGAATTTACCACCAACCTTGCCGAGTTCCCCGCCGCCTACACCAAGGAAAAAACCTCCAACTACGCCTCCCCCGCCATCACCACGCACCCGCAAAACGCCACCGTCACCATCGGCCAGTCCGCCACCTTCGCCGCCGCCGCCACCGGCACCCCCGCCCCGGCCTGCAAATGGCAAACCCTCGCCGTCGGCGGCACCGTCTGGACCGCCGCCGCCAGCGCCACCACCGCCACCCACACCATCCCCGCCGCCACCCTCGCGCAAAACAACACCCAATACCGCCTCCTCGCCACCAACCTCCGCGGCGCCGTCCCCACCGCCCCCGCCACCCTCACCGTCAACGACCCCGCCCTCGTTGCCGCGCAAGCCCTCAAGGCCCAACTCGAAGCCACCGGCACGGCGACCGTCACCATCACCGGCACGGTTGACCTCGCCCTCGTCGGCGGAGCCACCGTCGCCAGCGGCAAAACCATCGGCGGCACCGATGCCGGCGCCACCATCACCGGCGACCTCACCCTCGCCACTGGCGCGGACAACGCCGTCATCCAAGGCGTCAACTTCACCGCCGGGACCTTCGTCATCAACGGCGCGAACGACGTGCACGTTTCCCACTGCACCTTCACCGACGCGCCCGTCTCCATCACCGGCGGCGCGGACAACATCGCCTTCGCGTGGAACAAATTCACCGCCACGTCCGCCGGCGCCGGCTCGGCCATGACAATTTCCAACGCCGGCGCCGGCACCGGCATCCTCCTCGGGCACAACCTCTGGGCCGCCGGCCTCCGCGCCGACATGCCCGCCGTCACCCACGCCCGCGTCCTCATGTTCAACAACCTCTTCACCGCCACCGGCAACACCACCGCCACCATCGCCGGCGCCGGCGCGCAAATCCTCTCCGCGCGCAACCTCTACCAAGGCGTGAACAACCCCCTCGCCAAACAATCCACCGGCCTCATCCGCGCGCTCGACAACCTCATGACCTCCACCACCGGCACCACCGCCCCCGGCACGGACAAAGTCTTCGTCCCCGCCTACGCGCACGTCATGGACTCCGCCGCCGACCTCGCCGACGCCATCACCAGCCACGCCGGCAACACCGCCGGCAAAACCTCCACCCACCCTGGGCAAACCGCCATCGCCGCCGACATTATCGTCACCGCCACCGTCACCGGCTCCGGCGCGACCAAGACCGCCACCAGCGCCACCATCCCCGCCGGCGGCGGCTTCACGCTCACGGCCTCGCTCTTCTCCGGCAGCACCCAAACCCCCATCACCCCCGTCGCCCGCCAGTGGTATCGCGACAACTTCGCCATCACCGGCGCGACTGCCGCCACCCACACCGTCACCAACGCCGACGGCACCCACGCCGGCGCCTACGCCGTCACCCTGACCACCCCCGCCGGCGAACTCGTCACCTCCCCCGCCTTCACCGTGACAGTCGGCGCATTGGGCGCACCCGTCATCACGGCACACCCCGTGTCGCAAACCATCGCCGCGGGCGGCAGCGTGACCTTCACCGTCACCGCCACCGGCGGAACCTTGACCTACCAATGGATGAGAAACGGCGCCGCCATCTCCGGTGCCACCGGCGCCACCTACACCATCGCCAACGCACAGCAATCCCATGAGGGCGACTACACCGTCCGCGTGAGCAACTCCGACGCATCCACCACCAGCAACGCCGCCACGCTCACCGTCAATGCCACTGGCGGCAACTCCGGAAGTGGCGGTGGCGGAGGCGGCGCGCCAACGCTGTTCCTCCTCCCCGCCCTCGCGCTCCTGTTTGCCTTGGCCCGGAGAAACCAAAAATGATCCCCCGACGCCTCCCGTGGCACGCGCGAAAACGCGTCAGCGACTGGGAGCGCCGGCTTCCAGCCGGCAGACGGCGCTCCGCGCCGCCCCTGCCCGCCTCCCCCTTTTTTCCATGAAACCAACCACCGCCCTCCGCGCCACACTCGCGACGCTCCTGCTTCTCGCCGCCACTGCCGTCACCGCCGCCGCCCGGCCCGCCCTCACCTGGCATGACACCGCGCCATGGAAACCCGGCGGACGCGCCTGGGACGACACGCCGACGCCCTTTTCCCGCCTTCCGCGGCGCGCCGAGGGCGAGGTCACCAAGGCCGTCTGGAAACTCTCGCTCAACTCCGCCGGCCTCGTGTTTTATTTCCGCACCGACGCCCCCGAAATCCACACCCGCCACACCGTCGCCGGCGAACTCGCGAAGCCCCACATGAACGCCACCGCCACCAGCGGCCTCGACTTGTATGCGCGGGACCAGACCGGCGCCTGGCACTGGGCCGGTTCCTCGCGCCCGAACTCCAAAACCCACGAGCAGGCCGTGCTGTCCGGCGCGGAACCCGCGCTCCGCGACTACATGCTCTACCTGCCCCTCTACAACACCGTCGAGTCGCTCGAAATCGGCGTGCCCGCCGGCTGCGCGTTCGAGCCCGTCGCCCCGCCGTCGGAAAAACCGGTGGTGTATTACGGCACCTCCATCGCCCAAGGCTGCGCCGCGTCGCGCCCCGGCCTGACCACGCCGGCGATGCTGGGACGAAAACTAGGCCTGCCCGTCATCAACCTCGGCTTCTCCGGCAACGGCAAAATGGAGCCGGCGATGGCCGGCCTCGTCGCCGAAATCGACGCCGCCGTCTTCGTGCTCGACTGCCTGCCCAACATGAGCGCGCTCTCCGCCCCGGAAATCATCGGGCGCACGGAAAACTGCATCCGCGTCATCCGCAAAACACACCCGGCCACGCCGATCATATTGATGGAAGACCGCACCTACGGACACGCCTGGCTCGTCCCCAAACTCCGGCAAAAACACGCGGACGCCCGCGCCGCCCTCCGCTCCGTCCATGAAAAACTCGCCGCCGGGGGCGTGACGGGCGTCACCTACATCCCCGGCGCGCAACTGCTCGGCGATGACGACACCACGGTTGACGGCTCCCACCCCGGCGACCTCGGCCTCTTCCGCCAGGCGGAAATCCTCCTCCCCGTGCTCAAACAGGTTTTAAAAAATTAGGAACGCATCTTTAATCAACGTGGCCCGCATTGTTCATCAACGTCCCCTCAACCGCCTCCCGCGCCCATGAAAATCACCAGCAAGAACGGCGCCGGGATCCGCCAAGCCTGCCGCCACGTCTGCGTGCATAAGACCCTTGTCGAATGACATGCGCGCGTGATGCCATCCCGCAAAAAACGAACCCTCTCCACTTCCATGAAAACTCAAATCCTCGCCCGCCGCCTCCGGCCCTTCGCCCTCCTCGCCGCGCTCGCGCTCGCCCCGGTTTTCTCTCCGGCGGCGACCGAGTTTCGCTATCTCGCCGACGCGCCCGCCTCCATCGAGGCCCTCGTCGCCCCCATCCCGCCGCCGCCGCCCGATGACTCCTACGCAGGCAGGGCCGACATCGAAACCCTCCTCCAAGTCCAGAAAGACCGCACCCCCGCGCAAATCAAGCGCGCCGCCATCGTCGCCTCCCTCAGGGCGGTGTGGATGGGCCAGCGTGTCTTCGGTCCCTCCTTCACCAAGGAAAACCTCCCCCTCACCTACGCCTTCCTCCACCACGCCAACCTTGAGCGCCACGAGGTCGCCGCCAGCGCCAAGGAACGCTGGAACCGCGTCCGCCCCTTCGACCGCGGCCTCGGCGTCGAGATGACCGTTCCGCGCCGCCCCTCCGGCACTTCCTACCCCAGCGGGCACTCCGCCTCCGGAGGCTGCTACGCCGCCCTTTATTCCGCCGCCATGCCCGAATACACGGCCCTTTTCGACGAGGCCATGCGCGAAATCATGTGGTGCCGCGTCATCGCCGGCGTCCACTACCCCACCGACACCCAGGCCGGCGCCGACCTCGGCCTCGCCATAGGACGCGAAATGCTCAAAAATCCCGCCACCCAAGCTGCCGTCCGAGAAATGCGCGCCGAAATTATTGCCTTCCTCCAAAAAAATCCTGACGCCGCCGCCTTCGCCGAAAAAACCGCGGGAACCCGCTTGGCAAAAGAACTGAAACCGAAGGAGGCGAAAACAACAAAACCATGAGCCAATTCTTCTTAATCCCCCTTTCGCCCAAAATGAAAATATCCGCCTTTCTTGCGCTCCTCGCATCCGTCATTATCCTTGCCGCGCCGCTTCGCGCCGCCGCCGGCGCCATCCGCCCGGTGGAACCGCGTTGCGAGCATCGCGACAACCCGCTCGGCCTCCGCGAGGTGTGGCCCCGGCTCACGTGGCGGCTTGAGGCCGTCCGCGCCGACGACCGTGGCCTCGCGCAAAGCGCGTGGCAGATCCTCGTGGCCTCCTCGCCCGAAAAACTCGCGGCCGACGCCGGCGACGTGTGGGACTCGGACCGCGTCACCAGCCCGGACGCCCGCGCGGTTTTCGCCGGGCGCAAGCTCGACGCGCTCCAGCAGGTCTGGTGGAAGGTGCGCGTGTGGGACGGTGACGGCGCCGCCTCCGGCTGGAGCGCACCGGCCACATGGTCGCGCGGGCTGGAGGAAACGGTGACGTTGAAGGACTGGCCGGGCGACTGGATCGGCCTCGACCCGACCGACAAGGAACGCAACGAAACCCTCACCGACGCCCAGCGCCAGCGCGCCGCGCGCCGCCAGCTCAAGTGGGTGAAGGCCGTGATGAGCGGCGTGAAAAAACGTCCGCTCCCCGCGTTCGACGCCAAGGTCGTCGCGCCGCCCACCGACACCGACATGGCCGCCGACCGCCCGCTCACCGCGTGGTTCGCCAAGACTTTTCGCGTGGACGACAAGGCCGCGCTCGCCCGCGCCGTCATCTGGATCGTGCCCGACATGGAGTGCGAAATCTGGCTCAACGGCCGCCGCGTCGCCGCCGCCGCGCGCTGGGAAATCGCGCGGCAGATCGACCTCGCGCCGTTCCTCCGCGACGGCGAAAACCGCGCCGCGCTGCGCGTGACGCAAAACGACGGCTACGCGCCCGCCGTGCTCGGCGAGATCGAGCTGTTCCCCGCCGGCGCCGCCTCGCGCCGCGTGCCGCTCGACGCGAGCTGGCGCTTCGCCGCGTCCGACGCCGCCGCGCCCGACGCGCCCGGGCTCGACGACGCGGGCGCGTGGAAAAAGCCCGAGCTTCTCTCCCGCGTCTGGGGCTCGGCGGAAAACGTCACGCACCACTACGCGCCGGCCGCGATGCTGAGAAAGGAGTTTGCCGTGGAAAAACCGGTGCGGCGCGCCACGCTCGTCGCCACCGCCGCCGGCATCTATGAAATCGAAATCAACGGCCGCCGCGTCGGCGACGACTTCTTCGCGCCCGGCAGCACCGAATACCGCCGCCGCCTGCACGCGCAGACGCACGACGTCACCGCCCTGCTCGGCGCCGGCGCCAACGCCATCGGCGTCACGCTCGCCGACGGCTGGTTCGCCGGCGTGATGGGCTACTCCGGCCGGCGCCATACCTATGGCGGCTGGCCGCGCGCCCGCGCGCTGCTCGTGATCGAGCACACCGACGGCACCGTCGCGCGCGTCGCCACCGACCGCTCGTGGAAGGCCGCGTTCGGCCCCGTGCGCTACGCCGACCTCATGCAAGGCTGCGGCTACGACGCGCGGCTGGAGACGCCGGGCTGGACGCGCCCCGGTTTCGACGACTCCGGCTGGAAACCCGCCGCCACCGGCCAACGGCCGCTGTCCGACGGCGCGCCCAACCAGCTCGTGCAAACCGTGGTCGAGGGGGCCACGCTCGACGGCGCGCGCATCACCGAAACACTGCCCGCGCGCTCGGTGCGCGAGACCGCGCCCGGCGTGTGGCTGGCGGACTTCGGGCAGAATTTCACCGGCTGGGCGCGCCTGAAAACACGCGGCGGCGCCGGCGCCCGCGTCGTTTTTCGCCACGGCGAAATGCTCAACCCCGGCGGCACCCTCTACACCTCCAACCTGCGCGGCGCGTCGGCGGTGGACGAGTTCTGGCTGCGCGGCGACGCCGGCGGCGAGACGCTGGAACCGCGCTTCACGTTCCACGGTTTCCGTTACCTCGAAGTGCGCGGCCTCGCGCAGGCGCCGGCCCCGGCGGACTTCACCGGCGTCGTGGTCCACACCCCGATGAAACGCACCGGCTGGTTCGAATGCTCCGACCCGCGGCTGAACCAGCTTTTTTCCAACATCATCTGGGGCCAGCGCGGCAACTACCTCGAAATCCCCACCGACTGCCCGCAGCGCGACGAGCGTCTCGGCTGGACCGGCGACACGCAATTCTTCGCCCGCACCGCCTCCTACAACTTCGACACCCGCGCCTTCCTCGAACGCTGGCTCGAATCCCTCGCGGGCGACGCGCAAAACGCCGAGGGCGTCTTTGCCGCCGTCGCGCCCGCCTTCCCCGGCTACCATGTGCGCCCCTCGACCGCGTGGGGCGACGCCGCCGTGATCGTCACGCACGTCCTCTGGCAGCACTACGGCGAGACGCGCCCCATCGAGCGGCACTTCGACGCGCTCGCCCGCTACCTCGGCTGGCTGGAGCGCCGCGCGCGCGACGGCATCGTGTTCGTCGGCGGCTACGGCGACTGGCTCCACAAGGGCGGCACCGCGAAAACCGAGGTGATGGACACCGCCTACTACGCGTATCTCTGCGACCTCATGTCGCAGATGGCCGAGGCCGTCGGCCGCGTGGCGGAGGCCGCGCGCTACGCGGCCTTGCGCGACGAGGTGCGCGCGGCGTTCGAACGGGAATTTCTGCGCGACGACGGCTCCATTCTCGAAAGCAGCCAGACCGGCTACGCGCTCGCCTTCACCATGGATCTCGCGCCCCCGCGCCTCCGTGAAAAAATGGCGGACAGGTTCAACGACGAAATCAAGAAATTCGACTGGCACCTCGCCACCGGTTTCATCGGCACCCCGCGCCTCATGCCCGCGTTGTTCAACGCCGGCCTCGACGCCACCGCGTGGCGCGTGCTCCTCCAGGACACCTACCCGTCATGGCTCTTCCAGGTGAAACTCGGCGCGACCACCATGTGGGAACGCTGGGACGGCTGGACGCCCGGCGAGGGCTTCCAGGCCGTCGCGATGAATTCGTTCAACCACTACGCCTTCGGCGCGGTCGGCGAGGCGCTCTACCGGCACGTCGCCGGCATCGACACCGCCACGCCCGGTTTCCGCGACATCGTCATCCGCCCGCGCCCCGGCGGCGGGCTGACGCATGCCCGCGCCGCCTATGAAGCCGCGACCGGCCGCGTCGAAAGCGGCTGGAAAATTCTGCCCGGCGGCGGCCTCGCGCTCGACGTGACGATTCCCGTCGGCTCCCGCGCGCGCATTCACCTCCCCGCCGCCAACCCCGCCATCGTCACCGAGAGCGGCCGCCCTCTCGCCGCCGCTCCCGGCGTCCTCCTGCTTCCCTCCGAACCCCCGGGTGAAACCGCCTGCGAAACCGGCTCCGGCGAATATCATTTTGAAGTGCGCCCTTGATTCCCCGACCTCACCGTCACTAACTGCACTTCCCCATGAAAAATCCATACCGCCTACGCGCATTCCTCTGCGCGCTCGCCCTCGCCGCCGCCGGCGCCGTGCTCCACGCGAACGTCAAAGTCCCCGC
This genomic stretch from Termitidicoccus mucosus harbors:
- a CDS encoding calcineurin-like phosphoesterase C-terminal domain-containing protein; this encodes MKSALALLSSLAFALASAATALHAADIYWGGGTGAITDDNWYSDAALTTPVTRTAADVINLATGTLRIITTATVYDTNIAPGAGDNAAVIVSGTWNNTNGELSIAHGTGGAGALTILAGGTVRANTFYIGNYGSGTFHLAQGAMLANSANAFLARNAGGSGTATIDGAWTVGAIGNTSNGYLIVGNTAGTGAPSTNLLAIGQTGAVIVSATSNYGYIRIGQGISTTGTVIVHGLLQTQGVNVINSIGYSGNNRDAADTAATGVLVIGTTGTVIFSGTETSLGHFGLGSGDTYRANASGTAFVDGVWKNAGNLIVGRSGAGHLEIAQTGTVTVGTFLAIAPYNSGSNATGNTAGPQGGTVIVDGLLAIGDYVTIGAGVATANLHITQNGTVITGTNGSGNGYVQVGRNGSTAGSGTAAPVPGNAIVQVDGLLDIGGDFNFGMRSQTELTLGAEGSILVAGNHYQSPQTLLAFTPAAARDLPLIAAADAAYISGTLKITGLDNLDGYSAAASATAASALPCITVLSAGAGIEGEFKTISITPALTGTTGLPDYIYNGKTILGTAPGTGIGASNGPAEYRVGHLLAWHAPAANAHGAFTIPAGKTFVLDLPLADRADAADIALATGWDGKSLAKRGPGTLVLAAPATRTGDTTVESGTLRLAAGGAIANTAVSLGNLVNHAILESVAPAGGAAYRTLTAATLAGTGTIILAASGPADDAPGDRLIITGNAAGAHAVLVSINNAAPTPATAGQLAALITVTGGNTATFNPSVPPAGVTVTFAPQGGALASDAPAQITVTPGATYGSALPNGTLPTPVRPDATFAGWFTAPAAGTQVTAATTVAPGASNHILYARWVEGRHPVINPATDITAGNDLYGSIVDDTGAPVPNVVVSDGFQCVKTGARGIYQMKRTDKGNNIKARVVFYSTPETHTVNTAAGTAPGQARFHTKLTPGVNRYNFDLVRLPAKQTDFILLGVGDPQPTSLAHVARYQNETMADIARFRQTTPLPIYAILLGDIVGDNLHLHGPVRDATNTSGVTWFSVIGNHDHDQAFSNLKQDGTPGATTANNKDYESGETYENTYGPLNYSVNIGDLHIIGLDDILYTKQDGYSTGLTNDILEWVRQDLSFVPKTKTIVVAYHIPLRGGSYQNAQALFNHLKDYADVHFFAGHTHYQQNITFNITGSTKTIAAYEHIHGGACGAWWNSIVNTEGAPNAYGIYTLSGTKFVDWYSKPTGYSDTYQMRMYRGNTAFGSGTVTYSYNKTANDVVVDIFNSDTTGKWKYKVYENDVLVSSTLAKLPNMIDAYAAGQHIGVLGRAAGGNYDGANNSHLHLHALKTSGTVTRVEIQATDPFGKTYIVNEFTTNLAEFPAAYTKEKTSNYASPAITTHPQNATVTIGQSATFAAAATGTPAPACKWQTLAVGGTVWTAAASATTATHTIPAATLAQNNTQYRLLATNLRGAVPTAPATLTVNDPALVAAQALKAQLEATGTATVTITGTVDLALVGGATVASGKTIGGTDAGATITGDLTLATGADNAVIQGVNFTAGTFVINGANDVHVSHCTFTDAPVSITGGADNIAFAWNKFTATSAGAGSAMTISNAGAGTGILLGHNLWAAGLRADMPAVTHARVLMFNNLFTATGNTTATIAGAGAQILSARNLYQGVNNPLAKQSTGLIRALDNLMTSTTGTTAPGTDKVFVPAYAHVMDSAADLADAITSHAGNTAGKTSTHPGQTAIAADIIVTATVTGSGATKTATSATIPAGGGFTLTASLFSGSTQTPITPVARQWYRDNFAITGATAATHTVTNADGTHAGAYAVTLTTPAGELVTSPAFTVTVGALGAPVITAHPVSQTIAAGGSVTFTVTATGGTLTYQWMRNGAAISGATGATYTIANAQQSHEGDYTVRVSNSDASTTSNAATLTVNATGGNSGSGGGGGGAPTLFLLPALALLFALARRNQK
- a CDS encoding SGNH/GDSL hydrolase family protein, translating into MKPTTALRATLATLLLLAATAVTAAARPALTWHDTAPWKPGGRAWDDTPTPFSRLPRRAEGEVTKAVWKLSLNSAGLVFYFRTDAPEIHTRHTVAGELAKPHMNATATSGLDLYARDQTGAWHWAGSSRPNSKTHEQAVLSGAEPALRDYMLYLPLYNTVESLEIGVPAGCAFEPVAPPSEKPVVYYGTSIAQGCAASRPGLTTPAMLGRKLGLPVINLGFSGNGKMEPAMAGLVAEIDAAVFVLDCLPNMSALSAPEIIGRTENCIRVIRKTHPATPIILMEDRTYGHAWLVPKLRQKHADARAALRSVHEKLAAGGVTGVTYIPGAQLLGDDDTTVDGSHPGDLGLFRQAEILLPVLKQVLKN
- a CDS encoding phosphatase PAP2 family protein, which encodes MKTQILARRLRPFALLAALALAPVFSPAATEFRYLADAPASIEALVAPIPPPPPDDSYAGRADIETLLQVQKDRTPAQIKRAAIVASLRAVWMGQRVFGPSFTKENLPLTYAFLHHANLERHEVAASAKERWNRVRPFDRGLGVEMTVPRRPSGTSYPSGHSASGGCYAALYSAAMPEYTALFDEAMREIMWCRVIAGVHYPTDTQAGADLGLAIGREMLKNPATQAAVREMRAEIIAFLQKNPDAAAFAEKTAGTRLAKELKPKEAKTTKP
- a CDS encoding family 78 glycoside hydrolase catalytic domain; amino-acid sequence: MKISAFLALLASVIILAAPLRAAAGAIRPVEPRCEHRDNPLGLREVWPRLTWRLEAVRADDRGLAQSAWQILVASSPEKLAADAGDVWDSDRVTSPDARAVFAGRKLDALQQVWWKVRVWDGDGAASGWSAPATWSRGLEETVTLKDWPGDWIGLDPTDKERNETLTDAQRQRAARRQLKWVKAVMSGVKKRPLPAFDAKVVAPPTDTDMAADRPLTAWFAKTFRVDDKAALARAVIWIVPDMECEIWLNGRRVAAAARWEIARQIDLAPFLRDGENRAALRVTQNDGYAPAVLGEIELFPAGAASRRVPLDASWRFAASDAAAPDAPGLDDAGAWKKPELLSRVWGSAENVTHHYAPAAMLRKEFAVEKPVRRATLVATAAGIYEIEINGRRVGDDFFAPGSTEYRRRLHAQTHDVTALLGAGANAIGVTLADGWFAGVMGYSGRRHTYGGWPRARALLVIEHTDGTVARVATDRSWKAAFGPVRYADLMQGCGYDARLETPGWTRPGFDDSGWKPAATGQRPLSDGAPNQLVQTVVEGATLDGARITETLPARSVRETAPGVWLADFGQNFTGWARLKTRGGAGARVVFRHGEMLNPGGTLYTSNLRGASAVDEFWLRGDAGGETLEPRFTFHGFRYLEVRGLAQAPAPADFTGVVVHTPMKRTGWFECSDPRLNQLFSNIIWGQRGNYLEIPTDCPQRDERLGWTGDTQFFARTASYNFDTRAFLERWLESLAGDAQNAEGVFAAVAPAFPGYHVRPSTAWGDAAVIVTHVLWQHYGETRPIERHFDALARYLGWLERRARDGIVFVGGYGDWLHKGGTAKTEVMDTAYYAYLCDLMSQMAEAVGRVAEAARYAALRDEVRAAFEREFLRDDGSILESSQTGYALAFTMDLAPPRLREKMADRFNDEIKKFDWHLATGFIGTPRLMPALFNAGLDATAWRVLLQDTYPSWLFQVKLGATTMWERWDGWTPGEGFQAVAMNSFNHYAFGAVGEALYRHVAGIDTATPGFRDIVIRPRPGGGLTHARAAYEAATGRVESGWKILPGGGLALDVTIPVGSRARIHLPAANPAIVTESGRPLAAAPGVLLLPSEPPGETACETGSGEYHFEVRP